CTGCTCAATGGGATTTCAGGGTTTGCAGTGTATAAATTCATTGAGAATCAAGTGAGGCTCTTAGGTTGTGTCTAGGGCTCAGCTCTGGGAGCACACCAATTTTAAGTCCTAATGGGGGATTTGAACTATCCAGTCTTCTCTGTATCCATTATTTCATGAACAGATGgaattattttaatacttttgcagtaCATCACATGAATCtccccttttttctctcctctccctctccaGGGTCCAAGATCTAATTCGCATCATGGCAGCAGAGAACCCAGAGACAGACGGTCCCAGATCCTTCATGCCTGCTGAGCTCCAGCATCCCCACTCTAAGTATTCTCAGTGGAAGTTTAAGCTGTTTAGGGTGAAATCTATGGAGAAGGCACCTCTGCCGAGtgagacacaaactgagatAGGAGCTTCATTAGGGATCTCACCTCCTACTGCTCCAAATATAGAAGCAGATCATGGAGGGGGACTGGCGAGTGTTATGAAATTGTGCCTTGGgggaaaaagcaaagaaaatgtggAGGGCGCTGGCAAGAGAGTTGATATGAAACTGCAGGAAATGGACACCCACATGAACCATCTCAGGTGATgagctatgaaaaaaaaattctatgaTCTCATAATATTGCTTTCTGTAATTCTTTCAGAAATGATGACACTGTTTTTTCTCATGTAGGTGCCTGTGCCGCATCTGTGGAATGGTCCTGAGGAAGGTCAAAGGACCTGTGCATGATGTCCATGGTGATCTGGATGACGCAAGCAAGTGCGTGCTCCGCAAAATGGGTTGCAAGTTTACGAGCTGGCCAGACATACTTCTGAAAGTATTCAAGGTGGATGTGACAGAGGACGCAGAATCCATCCACCCTCTTTCCTTCTGCCATCGCTGCTGGCTTGCCGCCATACGAGGAGGAGGGGTCTGCAGTTTCACTAGAACAAAAGTCCCAGAGTGGAAGCCCCACACCTCACACTGCTACCTGTGCTCCCCGAAAAAGTCATCATTTCAAAGGACTggaagaaagaggaggaaggtTGTTCCTAAAGTCCAGAGTTTGGCCAAAAGAGCCAGGTGGGACCACGGTGACACCATTGCTGTTGGTGAGAAGAGAGCCCTTAGACCCTTTGGAGACCTCCACAGTCCTGTGCTGAGGgcctggaaaaaaaatggtatCCAGAGAGAACAGTGGGTAAAGAATATCACACACTGCCAAAATGACCACCTGAACACCAAACTGATTGCAGAGAAGCTCCCTACGGATTTTATCATTTCTTTCACCTGCCTGGTGTGTGACcacctgctctgtgatccagTTCAGTCCCCCTGCGGGCATCTCTTCTGCCGCAGCTGCATTATAAAATTTACCCACGTTCTGGGACCCCACTGCCCTTCATGCAACGTTTCGTGTGCCCCCGATGATCTCATCCCTCCTGCCAAAACCTTCTTATCAACTCTCTACTCTCTGCCCCTGCTGTGTCCCTGTGAAGGTTGTGGTGAGCATGTGCAGTTAGGCTTGTTCAAGGCCCACTGTCTAAACCATGAGTTGGAGCCGGGTACAAACAAACACTTATCTCATTTTCAAAGCTACCTGCTAACCAATAAGGGAGGAAGACCCCGCCAGCACTTGCTCTCCTTAACCCGTCGTGCCCAGAAGCACCGTCTGAAGGATCTGAAGAGCCAGGTGAAGGTGTTTGCAGACAAAGAAGAAGGCGGTGATCTGAAGTCTGTGTGCTTGACACTGTTTCTGCTCGCTCTGAGATCTGGGAATGAACACCGGCAGGCAGATGAGCTGGAGGCCATGATGCAAggtaaaaagttatttttagccTTTCACTCAGTCAGTGTAGCAATGAATGGCAATGAAAAGCAGACAAAAAGCCAACTGTTAACTATGATAGTGTTTGCTCATTAATATCCCCCCTTCTTCTGAGGAATACATGAATCTCATAAATAACAATGAGTTGAAAAGTTCAATACTGCAGGGAGAGAAATTGTTTTCTGGAAATTGATCAGAAAATCGTTGCATTATTGTCCACCTCTGTTACAGACACAGCCTTCCCCAATGCCCCCTCTGGTTCCACTCATCTTGTCTGTCAGTCCATCAGTCTCACACTCCCTTTAATGCACAGTAACAAGTCTTGTGAAGGGGTTGTTAGAATCAAAACAACATCAGCAGCGCTTGTATCTGCAAATTACACAGACAGCACCATCCTCCTCTCTGGGGAATTGAAGGCAGCTGGTGTCTGTTTTCATCTTCAGCCAATACATCACTTTTGCCAGCTTCACTTTTGCCAGTTTTACTCTGTCCCTTTCTAACATCTGGAAAATAGGAAGTATTGGATCTTGTaataatgtgtgtgtgggctttTGATGATAATATGTTCACATTTAGGTGGAAAATTTGTAATTCTTTCTGCATCACCGTGGCAATTACTTCAAATGTAGGAAAATAACTGAACGAATGGcagactggattttatttatcaaataataAGATATTAGATTTGTGCATCTACAATCCTGTTACTTTGTCATATGTTTTTAGCTACTTTTGTCTTTCTCACAAACTTATTCTCCTTGTATTGTTTCTCTCTCCACAGGCAGAGGCTTTGGATTGAGTCCTGCCGTGTGCCTGGCCATTCGGGTCAACACATTCCTGAGCTGCAGCCAGTATCATAAAATGTATCGGACAGTCAAAGCTACAAGTGGCCGCCAGATCTTTCAGCCCTTGCACACcctcagagctgcagaaaaGGAACTTCTTCCTGGCTTTCACCAGTTTGAATGGCAGCCAGCTCTCAAAAACGTGTCCACATCTTATAATGTTGGCATCATAAATGGGCTGTCAGGATGGACATCTTCGTTAGATGACTCTCCAGCTGACACCATCACCCGGCGCTTTCGCTATGATGTGGCGCTTGTTGGAGCACTGAAGGACCTTGAGGAGGACATCATGGAAGGTCTGAGAGACACTGGAATGGAAGATAGCGCTTGCACCTTGGGCTTTAGAGTCATGATCAAGGAGTGCTGTGATGGCATGGGTGATGTTAGCGAAAAGCATGGTGGAGGACCAGCTGTTCCTGAGAAGGCTGTTCGCTTCTCTTTCACTGTTATGTCCGTCTCTATCCAGGCTGAAGATGAACAGGAGGAGGTCACAATTTTTACAGAGCCAAAGCCCAATTCTGAACTATCCTGTAAGCCCCTTTGCCTTATGTTTGTGGATGAATCAGACCACGAGACTCTCACTGCTGTTTTGGGGCCCATAGTCGCAGAGCGAAATGCGATGAAAGAGAGCAGGCTCATTCTGTCTATGGGTGGCATGCCACGCTCCTTTCGCTTCCACTTCAGGGGCACAGGATATGATGAAAAGATGGTGCGTGAAATGGAGGGCCTGGAAGCTTCGGGATCTACATACATCTGTACTTTGTGTGACTCCAGTCGAGCAGAGGCTGCTCAAAACATGGTGCTACACTCCGTCACCCGCAGCCATGATGAGAATCTGGAACGTTATGAAATATGGAGAACCAACCCCTTTTCTGAGTCTGTAGATGAGCTACGAGACAGAGTCAAAGGAGTCTCGGCCAAGCCCTTTCTGGAGACCCAGCCCACGATAGATGCATTGCACTGCGACATAGGCAATGCCACTGAATTCTACAAAATCTTCCAGGATGAAATTGGAGAAGTGTATAAAAACCCCAACCCCAGCAGAGAGGACCGGCGCAGCTGGAGGGCAGCCTTGGATAAACAGCTGAGGAAGAAGATGAAGCTTAAACCAGTGATGAGGATGAATGGGAACTATGCCCGAAGGTTAATGACCATGGAGGCTACTGAGGTGGTTTGTGAACTGGTGCCctcagaggagaggagagaggtcCTGAGGGAACTCATGAGGCTCTACCTCCAGATGAAACCTGTGTGGCGTGCCACCTGTCCAGCCAAGGAGTGCCCTGACCAGCTGTGCCGCTACAGTTTTAACTCCCAGCGCTTTGCTGACCTGCTCTCCGCTACCTTCAAGTACAGGTACAATGGAAAAATAACCAATTACCTGCACAAGACCCTGGCCCATGTGCCTGAAATCATAGAGAGAGATGGATCTATTGGAGCCTGGGCCAGCGAGGGGAACGAGTCGGCAAACAAACTGTTCAGGCGTTTCAGGAAGATGAATGCACGTCAGTCCAAGGCCTTTGAACTGGAAGACGTGCTAAAACACCACTGGCTGTACACCTCTAAGTACTTGCAGAAGTTTATGGAGGCTCACAAAGACTCTGCTAAAGCTTTCCAGGCAACAATAGATCCAGAAGAGATCCAGGATGATGAAGATTTGACTCCAGAAATAACCGGGTTATGATTTCTGTTAGTTCTATCTCcatgattgatttattttaagaatcaGTAATCTCCCAATTACCTCaatgtttatgttttctcaCTTTAAATGCTTATTGATATTCCAAGCACAACAGAAATGGAGTAGGTTTCTATGTCCTTTAAGAATACTTTGTACATATTTTggcatttgatttaatttttaaattgtattgttTTCGATTGTGATTGTTAGAGTTGTTGACATCTTTTGTTAGATGAAACAAAAGATATTTTCttgaggaaataacattttgcacttaaaacaataaatactttttaattccatgcaaaaataatacagtttttcatgaatatttgttttttatgttttaaacatagACATATTTGAACTGCTATGTTTGGTTTATTGATTGTTCCTGCATTTCAGAAATAATTGAGGAACTCACTGTAAACATAACACCcaagtttcttttctttgcttttcctcccacatttaaaaaaaaaatctttgctgtCTGTGAAATATGGCACATTTTATTGTATTGCAAGGATATGACACATTTATGAATTTATACAGGGGGATATTTATGGAAGCAGATGAAAGAGCTGTAAGTCATGGACTAAAATTGTGTTAAAAGAAGACCACATTTGTGGCTACTGTATTAATATATCATTTTAGCCAAAGGAAAATGCAATCACAGGGCCCTAAATGTTCTTTGTTTCATGAGTGCCCTCTGAAAAAGATGACTTTAGTGCTTTATCGTAGGGTCCCCAGGGGCCAGAATAGATGCTGGGTCACTTTGAAGCaattttttatctcttttagGCTTTGCACAGCAGAGGATAGATGATAGTTATTCGAATTCTTCTCATAAAATGAAGCATATACTGACCTTTTTGTTGATATCATAAGAATATAGTGTGGTCCATTAGAGAGCCTAATACCCCATGGACTCTCCAGCAGggatttttcttcagttttgtttatgACCTGGttcttttcctccttcagtATTTCTTCACTGCCACTGTTGACAGAGAAGAGAGATGGGCAAGACCAGAAAGTCTAATTTGTTGGCAACTTTAtttgtttgattgatttattataTTGTCTTTTTCTGCCCACGGTATTGTGACaggcaattttctttttctttcttgattGAATGTTTGATTTCGTTTTACTGCCATATGTTTAACCATACAAATGCAATGAAATATTCACATTTCATCGAAAAGTTGTCAGAGCTCTACAATAACATCATTTTTTAGAGAGCATTACGTTGAAAATTGCTGCATGTATGTTTTTGCAATAATGAATTGCATTTCCAAAGtaatggatgatggatgattcaccaaatttcacttttgctgtgtttttcctcattttgtgcATTCAGTCCTACACTAAACACACTCTCAGGTGAACTATGGACAGGTTTCTCTGGTGATCTTCAAAGAGAATCAAAATATTACACTACAGCTGTGctgttttgttcagattttcCTCTGCTGTCACTCAGTCTCATAAGCAATGTCTTactgaaaaccttttttgtGCACAATggagattgtttttttccaagataaataaataaagacaatacTTGATCTCATTACtaatgatttcattttattgaattttcttCAATAGCTAGAAAAGCACTTGTTTTACTCTAGAGTAGAATTTAAAGAATCCAGTGTTGGAGAGGAAATGACAACACAATTATGAAataccccccccacacacacacatatatatatatatatatatatatatatatatatatatatatatatatatatatatacatagatACATAGAAATATAGTTTtaatatatcaaatattacaaaaaataatgtagatatggtgtatatttttttatgggatttttaacttttaataacTAGGATATTATTGAAAGGTTCATGCATTTGAATAACTTGTCTCATTTattgaaacacattatatatattaattacaCTCCTCGGATTTTTTTCAAGACTTTATTTTggttaatattgttgtttttccacataGTCCATATAGTCAATGTAACTATCACATTTAAGTTaagaaaattacattacatAAACCTTTTAACCAAGACATGTGGGCTTtgtgaaaagtatgtttaatacttgtttaaagttttttttttttcttcaaaagttacttgtatTTATACTGTAAGTTACTAAAGTAAAGGCAATTACAACAGCTGAGCAAGGCAGAAATAAAGGCATGGATCCTTTCTTAAAATcggaaaatgaaagaaatggcTGGTCCTTAGCAAGGCCAAAATGTTGGAAAGAAATGGTTTTGACACCTGATTTTATTAAAGTGTGTGTAACAAATAACATCAACAATTTCTATGCAATGTCATTCCAAAAATACATCAGAATATCAGAAATACAGATATTTCACTCTTCATAATGATGAAGACAAGTACAAGGGCCTGCAGAAATGATTAGATCTTCATTAGGCAGGAATaggcaacaaaaaagaaatactcaACCAAACTTCCCTGTACATACTgacaaagaaataataatacacCTAGAACCGTGACAAACAACATGTGTTCATTTTGCCAAGCGGATAGTGAAGAAAGTAAAAACCTCTTCAAAATTTGCTAAGAACTGAAGCAATACTTTTAGCATGAGAACATTCTTATTGAATTAAACATACATTTACATCTCCTTTCACCAGAGTTTAAGAATCAATTATTTACTTCTCACTGTCAATGTGAAACACTCACAAACTATTATTGAAGTACAAGTCAAAATACACAATTCAAAGTCACAAAatgaatctttttaaaatttttattttcatcacattttttttgttacattttattgagTGATTGCAGCTTTCAACAGGGAATCTATGATCAATACAATTTAAAGGGCCTTAAAGAACATTAGAAAGTAAAATATGTggtaatatatttcattttaaaaattaaaatgttaaaattgaaaCAGAACACCTTGCATTTATCAATGTATTCTTATAGTTCTCTAGAGAAACTCCATGAATACATTGAATACATCTTGtacaattaatttgttttccaagGCAAGCATGCAGATAGAAAATTTCCACAGCTATCATAAAGAAAATGGAACTCAATCAAAAAGTCTcttgaaaaagctttttttggcTGGGGACATTTTGAACATGAGGGATCCATTTCTCTCCTTCACTTTCATTGGGGTGCGCTTCACTGGAATAATCTGTCGTGGTGGGGTCATCTCCTGGTAAGGCAGACCTCCATGATCTAAACAGAAGTACTTTTTGCTTCCCTGAGACAGTTTGACTAACAGGGTCTCAGACAGCTCCATGCACTGAGCATGGACCCAGTGTCCCTCCTCCCCTTTTGAGCAGAAAATCATGGCTGGGCGATAGAGCTCTGTGGAGTATAATGGCTCCCATGTGTTGGGGTCCACCTGACAGCCAAGGCAGCATTTGACCCAGTAACCAGTTTGCGattcatcctcctcatcctcttcatTGTAAGTGTCTCCCTCGTCATCGCTGCTGTTTTCCAGCTCGTGTGGCTCACGACCAAAGTAGAGCTCCTCAGAGTCCTCAAGCGGAGTGGAGTTGTCGTAATCTGTTGACTCTTGGCTGCATGCCTGGGTCCCTTCTTCCTCATTGGATTCCTTCTCTTGTTGGAAGCTGACTTGATAGAAGTAATGCACATCAGGCTGGGATGGTCTTCCTTCAGTGGGAacagccaacaggatgcagctGTCTCCAGCACTGCCTCCAAACCATGTACGACTATGGATGATATCTTGAGTCCACTTGGGAGGTTCTAGGTGTTCAATGTGGATCCCCTTCTCATCCAGAATGACCGTGTTGCACTCCATTCTCTTTTGGGAGTCAGACTGGTATCCGCCTAACACAATATATTTATGACCAGGACCTGTGCGTGTAATGAGGGCACTAGAGATGGACAAGCCAAAGTCTAGGGTCTCGCAGGAAAGCAAAGGGCTTCCCTGCAGGAGTTCTACACGAAGGCGGAACAGACGAGGAGGACGTGAGTCAGAGGTGATAGAATGGCCTCCAATAAAGTACACACTGTCCTCTCTGGCAATAGCTACGTGAAAGGACTGTCCGTCACTGAGCTCAGGCAAAGTGTGAGCTGAGGAGCACCCAAACTCAAGATCAAAGAGGAAAACCTGAGGAGGACAGTCAACAACACTGTTCCATCTTTCTGTGGTCCGCTCTCCTGCAGGCATGTAGGACCTGCCCCCAAACATCACACAAGCTGTCTTCCCACGGCTTTGCACGATGCTCATTGCATGGCCATATCGGGCCCCTGGCACTTCCCCCACCAGCTCTTTCTCTTTGCACTTGAGCATTAGTTTGCGATTGCAACCTCGACTATCCATAGTAAGCAGGTACAAGCTTGATGAGATCTCATTGTTAGGGGTGCGGCCTCCATGGATGAGATAACTCTCTGGGAGTCCGTCATAAGGGTCGAGGCGGCAGACGGCTGGACAGCGCAGCGGAGGGAGATAACACGAGTCGTTAGAGAAGGATATGGCCCTCAGCTTCATCTCACTTTGTTTGAACCTGACACCAAAGATTCCTGTCGGACATGAACGCTTTGGCCAGCCTTTCTGGCCGAACAGCAGGATTTCCCCATCCAGCTGTAACAGGGAGCAGCCAGGCTGCAGGAGGCCTGCACAGTTCACTGGAGTTAATGGTTGCAGGGTCATGATCCACCAGGTGCCTGCATCAAAACAGCAATCGAACACACAAACACGATGTGTCAGTCAGTcagctgttgtttgttttcaatgaGGGCCTTTAaatttctacttcctgttttttttcatgtgaacAACCACAATTACTGTAATTCTAATACTAGCAATGACACATACAAGTACTATAGGTTTTCATACAGACTggcttttattctgtttctattCCTTTgatcaatgaaaaataaaggtaTTTGCTTGAGGTACAAATGCCaaaatatttgtgattttcAAATACTTCATAGCAGACATAGTaactaaacaaaaactacaTTGCCACACGTCTAATACTACAATTGTACATTTACTTCTGAACAAAGCAAAATCTGTTGTGGTGGAATGCATCGTGCTATTTTTCAAAGCAATGCcggttttattatttattttagacaaCAAAGTAGATAAACAGCTCTATTTTATGagtttgccttttttatttcCCCACACATTTAAACTATATAGCTTTCAGTTAGAGCCTCACAGCCAAACATTAATCTTTTCAGGAGATTAGTCAGTGGCAATGAATAAGATTACAATAAGTAAATGCTCTTTTCTAGCTTAAGCAGTAACATGAGAAGGGAAAGTGCAAGAATTGAGTCCTTTACCTAGCCTAATGATAcgttaaatttttatttgcttacCTTACAAGCAGAAGTGAGATCTAGTGGGCAAGATCAATTTTAATGTactgtaaatctttttttcctccaagaAGAAGCTTAAAAGGTCTTGTTGCCGATCTTTGATGAAGGCAGAAAGTGGTTGAGATTGTGAAGCTTCGTTGACTTTCAAGCACTTCCAGATCTTGAGGTTAACAGTCTGTGACTGCTGCACGCTGGCAGGTGTGCCAAACGAGTGCTTCCAGTTTGTCAGTTCTCCGTACTTTAACTGTATATCATTTATATTATGAAGAGAACAACTGGAtatttgaaaccattttcaacaaatgtaaaaatactttatgtgtttgtgtggaaaCCATTTTTATGAATGTCTGAGATCAGAGGAGAAACGGTAGCCTCCACAGTCAATAATAGCTCAAATCAGCCCTTATTAGAAGAAATCTAGAATACATATGAATGCACAACACATAAAACTTTGAGGCATATGGACAACACCAGCTGAAGACCACAAGTCCAGATCAATGTAGCAGAGAATTAAGGTAGTTCTGAAGACAAAAGGGATCCAGTCCCGTACTAACAAGATGTCCTTCACAGTGTTGCCT
Above is a window of Xiphophorus hellerii strain 12219 chromosome 2, Xiphophorus_hellerii-4.1, whole genome shotgun sequence DNA encoding:
- the rag1 gene encoding V(D)J recombination-activating protein 1 — its product is MAAENPETDGPRSFMPAELQHPHSKYSQWKFKLFRVKSMEKAPLPSETQTEIGASLGISPPTAPNIEADHGGGLASVMKLCLGGKSKENVEGAGKRVDMKLQEMDTHMNHLRCLCRICGMVLRKVKGPVHDVHGDLDDASKCVLRKMGCKFTSWPDILLKVFKVDVTEDAESIHPLSFCHRCWLAAIRGGGVCSFTRTKVPEWKPHTSHCYLCSPKKSSFQRTGRKRRKVVPKVQSLAKRARWDHGDTIAVGEKRALRPFGDLHSPVLRAWKKNGIQREQWVKNITHCQNDHLNTKLIAEKLPTDFIISFTCLVCDHLLCDPVQSPCGHLFCRSCIIKFTHVLGPHCPSCNVSCAPDDLIPPAKTFLSTLYSLPLLCPCEGCGEHVQLGLFKAHCLNHELEPGTNKHLSHFQSYLLTNKGGRPRQHLLSLTRRAQKHRLKDLKSQVKVFADKEEGGDLKSVCLTLFLLALRSGNEHRQADELEAMMQGRGFGLSPAVCLAIRVNTFLSCSQYHKMYRTVKATSGRQIFQPLHTLRAAEKELLPGFHQFEWQPALKNVSTSYNVGIINGLSGWTSSLDDSPADTITRRFRYDVALVGALKDLEEDIMEGLRDTGMEDSACTLGFRVMIKECCDGMGDVSEKHGGGPAVPEKAVRFSFTVMSVSIQAEDEQEEVTIFTEPKPNSELSCKPLCLMFVDESDHETLTAVLGPIVAERNAMKESRLILSMGGMPRSFRFHFRGTGYDEKMVREMEGLEASGSTYICTLCDSSRAEAAQNMVLHSVTRSHDENLERYEIWRTNPFSESVDELRDRVKGVSAKPFLETQPTIDALHCDIGNATEFYKIFQDEIGEVYKNPNPSREDRRSWRAALDKQLRKKMKLKPVMRMNGNYARRLMTMEATEVVCELVPSEERREVLRELMRLYLQMKPVWRATCPAKECPDQLCRYSFNSQRFADLLSATFKYRYNGKITNYLHKTLAHVPEIIERDGSIGAWASEGNESANKLFRRFRKMNARQSKAFELEDVLKHHWLYTSKYLQKFMEAHKDSAKAFQATIDPEEIQDDEDLTPEITGL
- the rag2 gene encoding V(D)J recombination-activating protein 2, with the translated sequence MTLQPLTPVNCAGLLQPGCSLLQLDGEILLFGQKGWPKRSCPTGIFGVRFKQSEMKLRAISFSNDSCYLPPLRCPAVCRLDPYDGLPESYLIHGGRTPNNEISSSLYLLTMDSRGCNRKLMLKCKEKELVGEVPGARYGHAMSIVQSRGKTACVMFGGRSYMPAGERTTERWNSVVDCPPQVFLFDLEFGCSSAHTLPELSDGQSFHVAIAREDSVYFIGGHSITSDSRPPRLFRLRVELLQGSPLLSCETLDFGLSISSALITRTGPGHKYIVLGGYQSDSQKRMECNTVILDEKGIHIEHLEPPKWTQDIIHSRTWFGGSAGDSCILLAVPTEGRPSQPDVHYFYQVSFQQEKESNEEEGTQACSQESTDYDNSTPLEDSEELYFGREPHELENSSDDEGDTYNEEDEEDESQTGYWVKCCLGCQVDPNTWEPLYSTELYRPAMIFCSKGEEGHWVHAQCMELSETLLVKLSQGSKKYFCLDHGGLPYQEMTPPRQIIPVKRTPMKVKERNGSLMFKMSPAKKSFFKRLFD